In the genome of Streptomyces fagopyri, the window TACGACCTCGAGGCCGAGCGGCAGAAGCGCGGCACCACGGACACGGCCATCATCCGCATCGAGCGCCTGTACCCCCTCGCGGGTGCCGAGCTCCAGGCGGAGATCGCCAAGTACCCGAACGCCGAGAAGTACCTGTGGGCCCAGGAGGAGGCGGCGAACCAGGGCGCGTGGCCCTTCATCGCCCTCAACCTGATCGACCACCTGGACCTCGCCGTCGGCGCCGACGTCCCGCACGGTGAGCGCCTGCGCCGTATCTCGCGCCCGGCGTCGTCGTCGCCGGCCGTGGGTTCGGCCAAGCGTCACCAGGCCGAGCAGGAGCAGCTCGTGCGCGAGGTGTTCGAGGCCTAGGTCTCGGACACGGCGTTCCGTACGTCGTCGCGGGCCCGGTTCCCTCTCGGGGGGGCCGGGCCCGCGGCATCTTCCCCCGTCAGTCCCGTTCCCTTTCACCGACCGGAGCACCGCCCATGTACTTCACCGACCGTGGCATCGAGGAGCTGGAGAAGCGGCGCGGCGAGGAGGAGGTCACCTTCGAGTGGCTCGCCGAGCAGCTGCGCACGTTCGTCGACCTCAACCCGGACTTCGAGGTACCGGTGGAGCGGCTGGCGACGTGGCTGGCACGGCTGGACGACGAGGACGAAGAGGAGTAGTCCCCGTCCCGTCCCGACCGTGCGGGTCCCGTGAGCGTGAGGCGTGACATGTCACGCCTCGACCGCCGGTCACGCGTCCGCTGCCGGGTTGCGTACGCGCGTCGCGGGGCGGGCGTACGCACCGTTGCGGGGCAGGCGTCCGCGCGTTGCGGGGGCGGGCGTCCACGCGTTGCGGGGCCGAGCGTGTGCGCGCCGCGAGGGCGTACCTGTACTTGCGGGTGCCTGTACCGGGGGCGTACCTCCACCGCGGGGGCGTGCGTCCCCCCAGGAGCGCGCGCCTGCGCTGCCGGGCGGCGCGGGCCGCGCGGACCCTGGTCCGTGCGCGTCCCGGCTTCCCTTCAGCTCAGCCGAGGGCGCGCCGCCGGTGGTACGTGAGCCCGAGCGCGCCGTCGTCGGCTGCGGGCCGTGGGCCGGAGAGACCGTGGGCCGAGGGGCCGGCAACCCGAGAGGCCGTGGGCCGTGGCCAGGCCGCCCGCCGGCCCGCGAGAGCCCGGCCGCCGTGGTGCCGTGCGCCCCGAGCCGAGCCCGAGCCCCCCGCACGAGAACGCCCTCGCCCTCGCCCTCGGCACGAGAATCCCGCGAGGGCCCCGACCCGTCCGGCGGACACCCGGCTGCCCGGCGCTCGGCCCCGCACGGCCGGTGCCCGGCCCCCGGGACCGGCCCACTCCGCTCCTGGTCCGCGCGGGTGAGGCCCGGATCGCCCGGTTCACCCCGCAAGGTCACGTCCCGCTCCCCCGCTGCCCCTCGCCCCTCCCCCCGGGCCGCCTCCCACCGCATCTCACCGAAACGGGTGTCTTGACTTTCCGTATCCGCGATATATCGTGAATGACGGAAGACGCGATATGGCGCGTCGATTCCCTGTCCGAGCCCGTCCGGGACCGGTCGTCTGGAGGTCTGCACCATGTCCGAGTGGTCCGTCGCAGAGCCGAGGAAGCTCACCTTCGACGACCCCGTGACGGCGCTGCACGTGCGCGTCGTCAACGGAACAGTGAACGTCGTGGGCACCGACGAGGGTTCCGCGAGGCTCCAGGTCTCCCAGGTGGAGGGACCCCCTCTCCAGGTGACCCAGCGGGACGGCACGCTCACCGTGGCGTACGAGGACCTGCCCTGGAAGGGCTTCCTCAAGTGGCTCGACAGCAAGGGCTGGCGCCGCAGCGCGGTGGTCTCGCTCGCCGTCCCGGCCGGCACGCGTGTCGAGGTCGGCGTGGTCGGCGCGACCGCCGTGGTCTCCGGCGTGGAGGGCCCGGTGGAGGTCAAGGGCGTCACGGGCGACACGACGCTCGTACGGCTCTCCGGTCCCGTCCGGGTGGACACCGTCTCCGGCAGCCTGGAGGCCCAGGCGGTCACCGGCGATCTGCGGTTCCACTCCGTCTCCGGCGATCTGACCGTGGTCGAGGCCTCAGGGTCCTCCGTGCGCGCCGACTCGGTGAGCGGTTCGATGATCGTGGACCTCGACCCCACGGGCACCCCCACCGACGTACGCCTGACGAACGTCTCCGGCGAGATCGCCATCCGTCTCCCGCACCCCGCGGACGCCGAGGTGGAGGCCAACACCGCGAGCGGCACCGTCTCCAGCGCCTTCGAGGACCTCCGGGTCACCGGCCAATGGGGCGCCAAGAAGATCACCGGCCGGCTGGGGGCGGGCAACGGCAAGCTGAAGGCGGTGACCGCCTCCGGCTCCATCGCCCTGCTCCGCAGGCCACCGGTGGAGGACGAGCCGCGCGAGCCGGCCCCGTCACCGTCCGCCCAGGACAGCACGCCCGACGACTCCACGGACGGCCCGACCGACAAGAAGGTGCTCTGAGATGCCTCCCGTCTTCGCCCACGGCCGCCTGCGCCTCTACCTGCTGAAGCTGCTGGACGAGGCCCCTCGGCACGGATACGAGGTGATCCGCCTCCTGGAGGAGCGCTTCCAGGGGCTGTACGCGCCCTCGGCGGGCACCGTCTATCCGCGGCTTTCCAAGCTGGAGGCCGAGGGACTGGTCACCCACACCACCGAGGGCGGTCGCAAGGTGTACGCGATCACCGACGCGGGCCGCGCCGAGCTGGCCGACCGCAGCGGTGAACTGGCCGATCTGGAGCTGGAGATCCGCGAGTCGGTCGCGGAGCTGGCCGCGGAGATCCGCGCCGATGTGCGGGGCGCCGCGGGTGATCTGCGCCGCGAGATGCGGGCGGCGGCCACGGAGGCCCGGCGCGGCCACGGGCGTGCCGGTGACGCCACGGACCACGAGGGTCCCGCGGGCGGCTTCGGGGACTTCGGGGACCACCGCGACAAGGAGTCGTGGCGGGTCGCGAAGGAGGAGATGCGGCGCGTCAAGCAGGAGTGGAAGGAGCAGGCCCGGCGCGCCAAGGACGAGAGCCGGCGGGCACGCGACGAGGCCCAGCGGGCGCGCCGCCAGGCCAAGGAAGCGCAGGAGAGGGTCCGCGCCCAGGCCCAGGAGGAGATGCAGCGCATGGCCAAGCGGGTCCAGGAGCAGGTCCAGGACCACTTCGCGCGCGGGGACTGGCCGACGGGCGTCCGCGAGGGCCTCACCGAACTCGCCAAGGAATTCGGTGACTTCGGCAAGACCTTCGGGGGCGACTTCGGCAAGACCTTCGGAAAGGACACCGGTCCCGGCCGCCCGGGCACGGCGGAATCCGGCTCGGCGCACACCCCGGAACCCGACTACTCGCACACTCCCGACGACTTCCCGGCCGGCTACGAACCCTCCTGGGCCCACGAGAGCTCCACCGGCGACCCCGCCCGCGATCTCGACCGCCTCCTCGACCGGTTCCGGGACGACATCCGTGACGCGGCCCGGGACCACGGGGTGACGGAGGACCAGCTCCACGCGACACGCCGTCACCTGTCGGCGGCGGCCGCGCACATCGGGGCCGCGTTGCGCACACCGAAGAGCTGACCGCGGTGACGCCCGGGGATCGCCCGGGCGGGACGGGGTCCCCGGGTTCCGGCCGAGAGACCCCGCGGGCCGCGCGGCGGGCTCACCCCGCCTTGGCCTCCCCGTCGCCGTAGAGCACGCGCGTCACCGTCTCGTACGTGACCCCGTGATCGGCGAGTACCTCCGCGAGCACACCGGGCCGCACGGTCAGCGCCATCAGCAGATGCTCGTCGCCGATGTGCCGCTCCTGACGGGCGAGCGCCAGGCGAAGGGACTGCGTCAGCGTCTCCTTGGCCCCCTGGGTGAACGGCCGGCGCCCGGACCGCCGGCCGGCCCCGCCCCGCTTGCCCGCCTCCAGCGCCCCGACTCCATGGGCCTCCTCCACCCGGGAGACGATCTCCGAGACGTCGATACCGAGTCCGGACAGCGCCTCCGTCTCAGCGCGGGAGAGCCCGCCCCGTCGGCGCGTCTCGGCGAGCGCCTCTTCCACCGAGCCACGCTGTCCTGTCGCGCCGAGCGAAGCG includes:
- a CDS encoding DUF6104 family protein — protein: MYFTDRGIEELEKRRGEEEVTFEWLAEQLRTFVDLNPDFEVPVERLATWLARLDDEDEEE
- a CDS encoding DUF4097 family beta strand repeat-containing protein, with the translated sequence MSEWSVAEPRKLTFDDPVTALHVRVVNGTVNVVGTDEGSARLQVSQVEGPPLQVTQRDGTLTVAYEDLPWKGFLKWLDSKGWRRSAVVSLAVPAGTRVEVGVVGATAVVSGVEGPVEVKGVTGDTTLVRLSGPVRVDTVSGSLEAQAVTGDLRFHSVSGDLTVVEASGSSVRADSVSGSMIVDLDPTGTPTDVRLTNVSGEIAIRLPHPADAEVEANTASGTVSSAFEDLRVTGQWGAKKITGRLGAGNGKLKAVTASGSIALLRRPPVEDEPREPAPSPSAQDSTPDDSTDGPTDKKVL
- a CDS encoding helix-turn-helix transcriptional regulator — protein: MPPVFAHGRLRLYLLKLLDEAPRHGYEVIRLLEERFQGLYAPSAGTVYPRLSKLEAEGLVTHTTEGGRKVYAITDAGRAELADRSGELADLELEIRESVAELAAEIRADVRGAAGDLRREMRAAATEARRGHGRAGDATDHEGPAGGFGDFGDHRDKESWRVAKEEMRRVKQEWKEQARRAKDESRRARDEAQRARRQAKEAQERVRAQAQEEMQRMAKRVQEQVQDHFARGDWPTGVREGLTELAKEFGDFGKTFGGDFGKTFGKDTGPGRPGTAESGSAHTPEPDYSHTPDDFPAGYEPSWAHESSTGDPARDLDRLLDRFRDDIRDAARDHGVTEDQLHATRRHLSAAAAHIGAALRTPKS
- a CDS encoding Clp protease N-terminal domain-containing protein, with protein sequence MFERFTKDARAVVEGAVGYSERAGAEAVDEEHMLLALLDREGSRGSFALASLGATGQRGSVEEALAETRRRGGLSRAETEALSGLGIDVSEIVSRVEEAHGVGALEAGKRGGAGRRSGRRPFTQGAKETLTQSLRLALARQERHIGDEHLLMALTVRPGVLAEVLADHGVTYETVTRVLYGDGEAKAG